One part of the Candidatus Poribacteria bacterium genome encodes these proteins:
- a CDS encoding DUF4340 domain-containing protein yields the protein MKIKQLLVLIGVFVVLGLLVLIFENPFGKSEKQKKVEGAQLLFPFFNKESVAKIEIISPFGLTTTILAKQNDQWLVETMDNYPADQTAVKELLDQVAEMKTIERASSNPEKQAVFQVDSSGVEAKLTDASGNLLAHLFAGKTTPGIFDSYVRAADSNDVYIVKGNLKLTLDKGYRSWRDRSIFSFLKEDVTHLRIRSEEEDIELQVDAAGTWQMLKPIVSAADGTEVEAITDLMSSLDTDDFAESKELSEYGLDVPKMSVTATLKDGAVKTLLIGIEESGSYYVKREDETQIFELNKRHVDTLIKKSMDLKSAAPVSESGSEGASVTIDGGGGE from the coding sequence ATGAAAATAAAACAACTTTTAGTTTTAATTGGTGTGTTTGTCGTTTTAGGTTTACTGGTCCTGATATTCGAGAATCCCTTCGGCAAAAGTGAGAAGCAGAAAAAGGTTGAGGGGGCGCAACTCTTGTTTCCATTCTTTAACAAGGAAAGCGTGGCGAAAATCGAAATCATCAGCCCATTTGGGTTGACAACTACGATCCTTGCCAAGCAGAATGATCAGTGGCTTGTGGAGACGATGGATAACTATCCTGCGGATCAGACAGCTGTTAAGGAGTTGCTCGATCAGGTTGCCGAGATGAAAACGATTGAACGCGCTTCGTCAAACCCGGAGAAGCAAGCTGTTTTTCAAGTCGACAGCTCCGGCGTTGAAGCTAAACTCACTGACGCAAGTGGGAACCTTCTAGCGCACCTGTTTGCTGGGAAGACAACTCCAGGAATCTTTGACAGCTATGTTCGCGCTGCAGATTCCAACGATGTCTACATCGTTAAGGGCAATCTCAAACTTACCTTGGATAAAGGCTATCGCTCGTGGCGAGATCGGTCGATTTTTTCTTTTCTTAAGGAGGACGTGACCCACTTGAGAATCAGATCGGAGGAGGAAGATATTGAGCTTCAGGTTGATGCTGCAGGCACGTGGCAGATGCTTAAACCGATCGTCTCTGCTGCCGATGGAACGGAGGTCGAGGCAATCACGGATCTGATGAGTTCGTTGGATACCGACGATTTTGCCGAATCGAAAGAACTTTCGGAGTATGGACTTGACGTGCCGAAGATGTCAGTCACTGCTACGCTCAAGGATGGGGCAGTGAAAACGCTTCTGATTGGGATAGAGGAGAGTGGTTCGTACTACGTGAAGCGCGAGGATGAAACGCAAATCTTTGAGCTGAACAAAAGGCATGTGGACACGCTAATCAAGAAGTCAATGGATCTGAAATCTGCAGCTCCTGTCTCAGAATCTGGCAGCGAAGGTGCTTCTGTAACGATAGATGGCGGAGGAGGGGAGTAA